The Sulfurimonas hongkongensis genomic interval ACAAAATTTGGTAGTGTTGATGAAGTAGTTATTCGTATGAAGAGTACTACGAGTAGTATCAGTGTAGATATTGGAGATGTTACCCGCGAGACATTAGAGGGAACTGGAAATTATGAGATTAGAAGAGTAGATATAGTAGGACCAAAGGTTGGTAATGAGCTAAAGGAAAAAGGGATGATGTCTCTTGTCTTAGCAGTTATTGGGATCCTTGTCTATGTAGCTTTTAGGTTTGAGTGGCGTTTTGCTGTTGCATCTATAATTGCACTTGTGCATGATGTCTCTATAGCCCTTGGAGCTATTGCACTTGTGGGACTAGATGTAAACCTTGATGTCTTAGCTGCGCTTTTAACCATACTGGGTTACTCACTAAATGATACTATTATCGTTTTTGACCGTATTCGTGAGAGTGTAACGGGCAGTAAAAACACAGAATTAAGCGAAGTTATAAATGAGTCAGTGACACGAACACTTGCTAGAACTACTCTAACTTCACTCACAACTTTCTTTGTGGTCTTTATGCTCTTTATGTTTGGTGGAGAGATAATTCACGCCTTTGCATTTACTCTTTTAGTTGGGGTGATAGTTGGTACTTACTCTTCTATTTTTGTGGCATCACCTATACTTTTATGGTTTGGCTTTGATATAAAAGCTTATCATGTAAAACTAGCTGAGAAGACAAAAAGAGAGGTTGAGAAGCAAAAAATGCGAGAGCAATTTGAATCTGGAGTGATGTAAAATTATTTTATAAACTCAGCTTGGCTCATATTTAACATGAGTCAAGCCTAGATCTTCATTAAAAGAGACTAATCTCTTTTCTTTTTCTTTTTTTAATCATATTGATACTATAATCGCTAGCATAAGGAGAATATCATGAGCAATTCTACAATCGTATTTATGCTTCTATTTATAGTAGTGTGGGTTTATTCTTTAATTTCTATAGTTACTGGTGAGTTTAGGGAGCAAAAGGCAAAAGTTTTCTGGATGATAGGCGTCTTTTTTGTTCCATTTCTAGCCTTTTTCTATCTATTTATGAAAAAAAACCTACTTGTAGAGAAGTGAAAGACTCTAAGTTCTGAGTCAAGAAGCAGAGCCTATTCAGTAGTCACTTAAGATTTTTTTTGTATAATCACCCAATTTTAGCCTTAAGTATTTTTGGGACCTCGAACTTGTTCGTTTTGCGTGAGAAAATATAAGAGGCACTAGTGCC includes:
- the secF gene encoding protein translocase subunit SecF; translation: MEFFKYTRAFNFMGKSKIALILSVFMVLASFVILMTKGLNYGVDFAGGTIVQVKYDRAAPIDEMRERLKSNELFDGASITKFGSVDEVVIRMKSTTSSISVDIGDVTRETLEGTGNYEIRRVDIVGPKVGNELKEKGMMSLVLAVIGILVYVAFRFEWRFAVASIIALVHDVSIALGAIALVGLDVNLDVLAALLTILGYSLNDTIIVFDRIRESVTGSKNTELSEVINESVTRTLARTTLTSLTTFFVVFMLFMFGGEIIHAFAFTLLVGVIVGTYSSIFVASPILLWFGFDIKAYHVKLAEKTKREVEKQKMREQFESGVM
- a CDS encoding PLDc N-terminal domain-containing protein — translated: MSNSTIVFMLLFIVVWVYSLISIVTGEFREQKAKVFWMIGVFFVPFLAFFYLFMKKNLLVEK